Proteins encoded together in one Procambarus clarkii isolate CNS0578487 chromosome 67, FALCON_Pclarkii_2.0, whole genome shotgun sequence window:
- the LOC123753159 gene encoding protein tramtrack, beta isoform isoform X2, producing the protein MGADQFLLTWNNHRSNFAEVFTQLRVQDQLVDVTLLCDGGSYPAHRLVLAACSPYFHQLFTRLPTQHPLIYLRDVKQAELEALLEFIYRGEVSVANSELTGLIKIAESLRIKGLGDVSQRDHQTSTGEKRASSPISPASPSPHSHNPRPKKVPRLSTSNVESKGLDTNFASLLSPANSYGHAINKSSNNKNNDGFEQLMDSSCADLPEHDLDGDQTPNPTWDLSLSESKLRSCLEGLESVTAAQTLAQSVAHTVPQSIAIPRTLFTSTPTKVSSSKRDAGETIKEGNRGASRRKNHEPQEGRRGKGLSSNILPSNSQENVKDGKQIPKENIKCELDADSNAATSVETDKCTDPSLLPMYDTTSELGGTVGDLTNPLLASYRHMISLVAEDRAFSPLIPTTVQEQQQVPSPTNKESRSLTCQLCGATIKHIANFRRHMKQHLNPRRFPCPWCSAAFGRKDNLKTHTRKHHPVEVETQEAGMLPIGGRRADNGENMDDGKGLPGLNGLENESGEGRDGGPDEADREEDRDDSSDHNEGLVIAEDTEEDDDDDDDLHSQADDGQ; encoded by the exons ATGGGGGCGGACCAGTTCCTTTTAACCTGGAACAATCACCGCTCTAATTTTGCTGAAGTCTTTACGCAGCTTCGAGTCCAA GACCAGCTTGTAGATGTTACACTACTATGCGACGGTGGCAGCTACCCCGCCCACCGGCTCGTTCTGGCTGCATGCTCCCCTTACTTCCACCAATTATTTACCCGATTACCTACCCAACATCCGCTCATATACCTCAGGGACGTCAAACAAGCTGAGCTTGAGGCTCTGCTGGAGTTCATTTATCGCGGGGAG GTGAGTGTTGCAAACAGTGAACTAACTGGTCTCATCAAGATTGCTGAGAGTCTACGCATCAAAGGCCTTGGAGATGTCTCACAACGGGATCATCAGACCAGCACAGGAGAAAAGAGAGCATCTTCCCCCATTTCTCCAGCATCCCCTTCACCTCATAGCCATAATCCTCGACCAAAGAAAGTTCCCCGTCTGTCCACTAGTAATGTAGAGTCTAAGGGCTTAGACACCAACTTTGCATCACTGTTGTCTCCAGCTAACAGCTACGGTCATGCCATAAACAAATCcagtaataataagaataatgatgGGTTTGAACAGTTAATGGATTCAAGTTGTGCAGACCTTCCTGAACATGACCTTGATGGAGACCAGACTCCCAACCCTACTTGGGACCTCTCTCTTTCAGAATCCAAGTTGCGCTCATGCCTTGAGGGCCTGGAATCTGTTACTGCTGCTCAAACACTTGCTCAGTCCGTTGCTCATACTGTCCCTCAGTCCATTGCAATTCCTCGAACTCTCTTTACCTCTACTCCCACTAAAGTTTCATCAAGTAAAAGGGATGCTGGAGAAACTATCAAGGAGGGTAACCGAGGGGCATCTCGAAGAAAGAATCATGAACCCCAAGAAGGCAGGAGAGGTAAAGGCCTCTCATCAAATATTTTGCCATCAAACAGCCAAGAGAATGTGAAGGATGGAAAG CAGATCCCCAAAGAAAATATAAAATGTGAGTTGGATGCAGACAGCAATGCTGCTACCTCAGTAGAGACAGACAAATGCACAGACCCTTCTCTGCTGCCCATGTATGATACTACCAGTGAACTGGGAGGAACTGTCGGTGATCTCACCAACCCTCTTCTGGCCAGCTACCGCCATATGATAAGTCTGGTGGCTGAGGATCGCGCCTTCTCCCCACTCATCCCAACCACTGTACAGGAACAGCAACAAGTCCCATCTCCCACCAACAAGGAGTCTCGG AGTCTGACCTGCCAATTGTGTGGCGCCACCATCAAGCATATAGCAAATTTCCGACGCCATATGAAGCAGCATCTTAACCCACGACGTTTTCCTTGCCCGTGGTGCTCTGCTGCTTTTGGTCGGAAGGATAATCTAAAAACACATACTAG GAAACATCACCCGGTGGAGGTTGAGACTCAAGAAGCTGGAATGTTGCCAATTGGGGGTAGAAGAGCTGATAATGGCGAGAACATGGATGATGGTAAAGGGCTACCCGGTTTGAATGGCTTAGAAAATGAAAGTGGTGAAGGCAGGGATGGGGGTCCTGATGAAGCCGATCGAGAAGAGGATAGGGATGATTCATCTGATCACAACGAAGGTCTGGTCATTGCCGAAGACACGgaagaagatgatgatgatgacgacgACTTGCATTCACAAGCAGATGATGGTCAGTAA
- the LOC123753159 gene encoding protein tramtrack, beta isoform isoform X1 encodes MNDLVMGADQFLLTWNNHRSNFAEVFTQLRVQDQLVDVTLLCDGGSYPAHRLVLAACSPYFHQLFTRLPTQHPLIYLRDVKQAELEALLEFIYRGEVSVANSELTGLIKIAESLRIKGLGDVSQRDHQTSTGEKRASSPISPASPSPHSHNPRPKKVPRLSTSNVESKGLDTNFASLLSPANSYGHAINKSSNNKNNDGFEQLMDSSCADLPEHDLDGDQTPNPTWDLSLSESKLRSCLEGLESVTAAQTLAQSVAHTVPQSIAIPRTLFTSTPTKVSSSKRDAGETIKEGNRGASRRKNHEPQEGRRGKGLSSNILPSNSQENVKDGKQIPKENIKCELDADSNAATSVETDKCTDPSLLPMYDTTSELGGTVGDLTNPLLASYRHMISLVAEDRAFSPLIPTTVQEQQQVPSPTNKESRSLTCQLCGATIKHIANFRRHMKQHLNPRRFPCPWCSAAFGRKDNLKTHTRKHHPVEVETQEAGMLPIGGRRADNGENMDDGKGLPGLNGLENESGEGRDGGPDEADREEDRDDSSDHNEGLVIAEDTEEDDDDDDDLHSQADDGQ; translated from the exons aTCTAGTCATGGGGGCGGACCAGTTCCTTTTAACCTGGAACAATCACCGCTCTAATTTTGCTGAAGTCTTTACGCAGCTTCGAGTCCAA GACCAGCTTGTAGATGTTACACTACTATGCGACGGTGGCAGCTACCCCGCCCACCGGCTCGTTCTGGCTGCATGCTCCCCTTACTTCCACCAATTATTTACCCGATTACCTACCCAACATCCGCTCATATACCTCAGGGACGTCAAACAAGCTGAGCTTGAGGCTCTGCTGGAGTTCATTTATCGCGGGGAG GTGAGTGTTGCAAACAGTGAACTAACTGGTCTCATCAAGATTGCTGAGAGTCTACGCATCAAAGGCCTTGGAGATGTCTCACAACGGGATCATCAGACCAGCACAGGAGAAAAGAGAGCATCTTCCCCCATTTCTCCAGCATCCCCTTCACCTCATAGCCATAATCCTCGACCAAAGAAAGTTCCCCGTCTGTCCACTAGTAATGTAGAGTCTAAGGGCTTAGACACCAACTTTGCATCACTGTTGTCTCCAGCTAACAGCTACGGTCATGCCATAAACAAATCcagtaataataagaataatgatgGGTTTGAACAGTTAATGGATTCAAGTTGTGCAGACCTTCCTGAACATGACCTTGATGGAGACCAGACTCCCAACCCTACTTGGGACCTCTCTCTTTCAGAATCCAAGTTGCGCTCATGCCTTGAGGGCCTGGAATCTGTTACTGCTGCTCAAACACTTGCTCAGTCCGTTGCTCATACTGTCCCTCAGTCCATTGCAATTCCTCGAACTCTCTTTACCTCTACTCCCACTAAAGTTTCATCAAGTAAAAGGGATGCTGGAGAAACTATCAAGGAGGGTAACCGAGGGGCATCTCGAAGAAAGAATCATGAACCCCAAGAAGGCAGGAGAGGTAAAGGCCTCTCATCAAATATTTTGCCATCAAACAGCCAAGAGAATGTGAAGGATGGAAAG CAGATCCCCAAAGAAAATATAAAATGTGAGTTGGATGCAGACAGCAATGCTGCTACCTCAGTAGAGACAGACAAATGCACAGACCCTTCTCTGCTGCCCATGTATGATACTACCAGTGAACTGGGAGGAACTGTCGGTGATCTCACCAACCCTCTTCTGGCCAGCTACCGCCATATGATAAGTCTGGTGGCTGAGGATCGCGCCTTCTCCCCACTCATCCCAACCACTGTACAGGAACAGCAACAAGTCCCATCTCCCACCAACAAGGAGTCTCGG AGTCTGACCTGCCAATTGTGTGGCGCCACCATCAAGCATATAGCAAATTTCCGACGCCATATGAAGCAGCATCTTAACCCACGACGTTTTCCTTGCCCGTGGTGCTCTGCTGCTTTTGGTCGGAAGGATAATCTAAAAACACATACTAG GAAACATCACCCGGTGGAGGTTGAGACTCAAGAAGCTGGAATGTTGCCAATTGGGGGTAGAAGAGCTGATAATGGCGAGAACATGGATGATGGTAAAGGGCTACCCGGTTTGAATGGCTTAGAAAATGAAAGTGGTGAAGGCAGGGATGGGGGTCCTGATGAAGCCGATCGAGAAGAGGATAGGGATGATTCATCTGATCACAACGAAGGTCTGGTCATTGCCGAAGACACGgaagaagatgatgatgatgacgacgACTTGCATTCACAAGCAGATGATGGTCAGTAA